A window of the Acidithiobacillus thiooxidans ATCC 19377 genome harbors these coding sequences:
- a CDS encoding type II toxin-antitoxin system mRNA interferase toxin, RelE/StbE family has translation MTGLHHSGDWAGYRECHVKPDLLLIYRKSNTHTLKLARLGSLSELFS, from the coding sequence TTGACCGGTCTTCATCATAGCGGCGATTGGGCAGGTTATCGGGAATGTCATGTGAAGCCCGACTTGCTACTGATCTACCGCAAGTCGAATACCCATACGCTCAAACTTGCACGGCTTGGCTCACTCAGCGAGCTTTTCAGCTAA
- a CDS encoding YnfA family protein: protein MAFFGTALTLLRVFVLFVVTALAEIIGCYLPWLVIKQDKPLWLLLPAAISLGAFAWLLTLHPTAAGRTYAAYGGVYIAVAIGWLWVVEGIRPSFWDVIGSLLALTGMAVIMFAPRS, encoded by the coding sequence GTGGCCTTCTTCGGCACTGCGCTGACGCTGCTGCGCGTCTTCGTGTTGTTTGTGGTCACAGCCCTTGCCGAGATCATCGGCTGCTATCTGCCGTGGCTTGTGATCAAACAGGACAAACCGCTCTGGCTGCTGTTGCCCGCAGCCATCTCGCTCGGTGCCTTCGCCTGGTTGTTGACCCTGCATCCGACCGCCGCCGGGCGTACCTATGCCGCGTATGGCGGCGTGTACATCGCGGTTGCCATTGGGTGGCTTTGGGTGGTGGAGGGAATACGCCCAAGTTTTTGGGACGTTATCGGCAGCCTTCTTGCCCTGACGGGTATGGCCGTTATTATGTTCGCACCCAGAAGCTAA
- a CDS encoding ComEC/Rec2 family competence protein: protein MRVGAMGYFHNNIRPSVAKLLPGTKSWPSLVLVVLAAGLGMGLFHSFRQLPPLWISLLLCLVSLPLAWKWRHGVLLTLAAAAFSWGIWQAESRLAVHWTSARTFSVEGRISSIPQLGGRDYRFQLTPERWSGESPAGKHPVILQIHGSLPELPVVGQRWQLQLHSEALSTLPKSPFADLDRKRFWEGIGGVARIENARLLPPSLWNLGDQIAAARQAVLQATNMALDRESAGFVQALSVGVGNQLSPEIWQVYRDTGTAHLLVISGSHVAVVAGLILWLVQWGWRRIPWLVTRWPAQMAGVLASIPAAWAYASFAGMQIPGERAAWMISAAAIAWLLGRSHQAWQGLALAALLIVLGNPGAMVDVGFWLSLGAVAALVAVGYGEGGWRTLLRSQWAVFIGLLPILAGLFGQISLVSPLANILVIPLVELLAVPLALLGTLLALMDMEWLSRILFRLVAVQMDGITALLSALLHIPFAQVRTGTGRIWALLAATAGLSIFFLPKGWPGRPLALLGLVPLLVPAEGNTNFELRNLPVQSGMVLFWQKAQHSGVVTANLWKSATRREAGQGLSAVLQQKGLTRVSDWVRTDISTPLPALSAIHQWGPPGARNYPQNIGALSVCRANASDAPAGMHFVDLGKAVQPCILSWGAGPDLLILGDMDLATLQRFGKVGSLSFRQVKLAFAPASFVTAERAFLAGLMPNAAIHYAGDDPSGVWSWQNRHFVQSVSPVRAYWQIED, encoded by the coding sequence ATGCGGGTAGGCGCAATGGGATATTTCCACAACAATATTCGCCCTAGTGTAGCCAAGCTCTTGCCTGGAACCAAATCCTGGCCGTCTTTGGTTCTGGTGGTGCTGGCTGCTGGTCTGGGAATGGGGCTTTTTCACAGTTTTCGGCAGTTACCCCCGCTGTGGATTTCCTTGCTCTTATGCCTTGTGTCATTGCCCCTTGCCTGGAAATGGCGACATGGGGTGTTGTTGACTCTGGCTGCGGCGGCTTTCTCTTGGGGAATCTGGCAGGCTGAGTCGCGCCTCGCCGTGCATTGGACCAGCGCCCGGACTTTTTCGGTGGAGGGACGCATCAGCTCCATTCCCCAATTGGGCGGGCGCGATTATCGCTTTCAACTGACTCCCGAGCGTTGGTCGGGCGAGTCTCCTGCCGGAAAACATCCCGTCATTTTGCAGATTCATGGATCCCTTCCTGAACTGCCTGTGGTGGGTCAGCGTTGGCAGCTGCAATTGCATAGTGAAGCACTCAGCACTTTGCCCAAAAGTCCCTTTGCGGATCTTGACCGTAAGCGCTTCTGGGAGGGTATTGGGGGCGTGGCACGCATCGAAAATGCCCGACTGTTGCCCCCTTCTTTGTGGAATCTGGGTGATCAGATTGCTGCTGCCCGCCAGGCCGTGCTGCAGGCGACCAACATGGCCCTGGACCGTGAATCAGCCGGATTCGTCCAGGCCCTCAGCGTGGGGGTGGGTAACCAGCTTTCCCCGGAAATCTGGCAGGTTTACCGGGATACGGGTACGGCCCATCTGCTGGTGATTTCCGGTTCGCATGTGGCGGTAGTCGCTGGTCTGATTTTGTGGCTGGTGCAATGGGGCTGGCGGCGTATCCCCTGGCTGGTAACGCGTTGGCCGGCACAAATGGCGGGAGTACTCGCCAGCATCCCAGCCGCTTGGGCTTACGCCAGTTTTGCGGGTATGCAGATTCCCGGCGAACGCGCTGCTTGGATGATCAGCGCAGCGGCAATAGCCTGGTTGCTGGGCAGGTCGCATCAGGCCTGGCAGGGCTTGGCTCTGGCCGCGCTGCTGATTGTTTTAGGGAACCCCGGAGCTATGGTGGATGTTGGTTTCTGGCTCTCTCTGGGGGCGGTAGCGGCCTTGGTGGCGGTGGGCTATGGGGAAGGGGGCTGGCGTACCCTGCTGCGCAGTCAATGGGCTGTATTTATTGGCTTGCTGCCGATCCTGGCGGGCCTTTTCGGGCAGATTTCACTGGTTTCGCCGCTGGCCAATATTCTGGTGATTCCTCTGGTCGAGCTGCTGGCGGTTCCTCTTGCCTTGTTGGGAACCCTTCTGGCGCTGATGGATATGGAATGGCTCAGTCGGATACTTTTTCGCCTGGTGGCCGTGCAGATGGACGGGATTACGGCGCTCCTCAGCGCCTTGCTCCATATTCCTTTTGCCCAGGTGCGGACGGGCACAGGGCGGATCTGGGCTTTACTGGCAGCGACAGCCGGACTCAGTATTTTCTTTCTTCCCAAAGGTTGGCCCGGTCGCCCTCTGGCACTACTCGGACTGGTGCCACTTCTGGTGCCCGCTGAAGGGAATACGAATTTTGAGCTGCGCAATCTCCCGGTGCAATCCGGTATGGTCCTGTTTTGGCAAAAAGCCCAGCATAGCGGCGTGGTGACGGCCAATCTCTGGAAATCTGCTACGCGGCGTGAAGCCGGTCAGGGACTTTCGGCAGTTTTGCAGCAAAAAGGACTGACCCGGGTCTCGGACTGGGTGCGCACCGATATTTCCACACCCTTGCCCGCCCTATCGGCAATACATCAGTGGGGGCCGCCAGGCGCAAGGAACTACCCGCAAAATATCGGAGCGCTTTCTGTTTGTCGCGCAAATGCCTCTGATGCGCCTGCTGGAATGCATTTTGTGGATTTGGGTAAAGCCGTCCAGCCCTGTATTTTATCCTGGGGAGCAGGTCCTGATCTGCTGATTCTGGGAGACATGGATTTGGCTACGCTACAGCGCTTCGGAAAAGTTGGGTCTTTGTCTTTTCGGCAGGTAAAACTGGCTTTCGCGCCAGCCAGTTTCGTGACTGCAGAGCGGGCTTTTCTGGCCGGGCTCATGCCCAATGCAGCCATTCACTATGCGGGGGACGACCCATCCGGGGTATGGTCCTGGCAAAACCGGCATTTTGTCCAATCTGTTTCTCCAGTGCGGGCTTACTGGCAAATAGAGGATTGA
- a CDS encoding ExbD/TolR family protein translates to MNLRPRVNEEPDINVVSMVDIVLVLLLFFMVTSSFEHQSHLSMQLPKAQQAAAGLPKTPITIDLSATGQVQMDKQPVPMTDLLGRLKALAAKDPQRVIVLRADKNTTQQYVIDVLDAAQEAGLTRISFATLSNR, encoded by the coding sequence ATGAATCTGCGCCCGCGCGTCAATGAAGAGCCCGACATCAATGTGGTGTCCATGGTCGACATCGTGCTGGTGCTGCTGCTTTTTTTTATGGTGACCAGCAGTTTTGAGCATCAATCCCATTTATCCATGCAATTACCCAAAGCCCAGCAGGCCGCCGCCGGTTTGCCGAAAACGCCCATCACGATTGATCTCAGCGCCACTGGACAGGTGCAGATGGACAAGCAGCCCGTGCCCATGACGGATTTGCTGGGACGGCTCAAGGCTCTTGCGGCAAAAGATCCGCAACGCGTGATTGTGTTGCGTGCGGATAAAAACACCACGCAGCAATATGTGATTGATGTGTTGGATGCGGCCCAGGAAGCGGGGCTGACCCGGATCAGTTTTGCCACTTTGAGTAATCGCTGA
- a CDS encoding ABC transporter ATP-binding protein, whose product MNDELVLSVEHLRQSFAIGRDKLEVIRDINLQIRKGESLAIVGASGQGKSTLMHLMGGLEKPSGGVVRILGQEIYKLRESARSRLRNQSVGFVYQLHRLLPEFTALENVLLPLLIRRVPRHSVQAWGEEILARVGLGERLQHKPGMLSGGERQRVALARALVTRPALLLADEPTGNLDSESAESVHDLMLSLNRELGTALVIVTHEPALAAHMGRVLRLQNGVLQTLES is encoded by the coding sequence ATGAATGATGAATTGGTCCTGTCCGTAGAGCATTTGCGTCAGAGTTTTGCCATTGGCAGAGACAAGCTGGAAGTCATCCGCGACATCAATTTGCAAATCCGCAAAGGCGAAAGCCTGGCCATTGTCGGCGCATCGGGGCAGGGCAAAAGTACCCTGATGCATCTGATGGGGGGACTGGAAAAACCCTCAGGGGGGGTGGTCCGCATTCTCGGTCAGGAAATCTACAAACTCCGGGAATCTGCCCGCAGCCGCCTGCGCAACCAGAGTGTCGGCTTTGTGTATCAGTTACATCGCCTGTTGCCGGAGTTTACCGCCCTGGAAAATGTGCTCTTGCCGCTCCTGATTCGTCGGGTGCCCCGGCATTCGGTGCAGGCCTGGGGCGAAGAAATTCTGGCACGGGTCGGTCTGGGTGAGCGCTTGCAGCACAAGCCAGGCATGTTGTCCGGAGGCGAAAGGCAGCGGGTGGCCCTGGCCCGTGCCCTGGTAACCCGACCAGCCTTGCTTCTGGCCGATGAACCGACGGGGAATCTGGACAGTGAATCGGCCGAGAGTGTCCATGACCTGATGCTCAGCCTGAACCGGGAATTGGGCACCGCGCTGGTTATTGTCACCCATGAGCCCGCGCTGGCGGCACATATGGGGCGGGTGTTGCGCCTGCAGAATGGTGTACTGCAGACACTTGAAAGCTGA
- a CDS encoding MotA/TolQ/ExbB proton channel family protein, producing MQELLQLFKLGGFVLPLLILLAVIALAIIGNRFWVLRKARIAPKDLAPRVTDLVESGKVQQAVKLLYENDTPLARLMLVALQQAGQSRDAIKETVEESGRQEVAHLDRFLNFLGSIAGVSPLLGLLGTVFGIMHAFAAIGMVGAGDPKALASGIAEALITTASGLIVAIPSLMFYRYFKGQVDGMVLAIEKEALKVVNTLSGGAGK from the coding sequence GTGCAGGAGTTGCTGCAGTTATTTAAACTGGGTGGTTTTGTCCTACCCCTTCTGATTCTGCTGGCCGTCATCGCCCTGGCGATTATCGGAAACCGTTTCTGGGTCCTGCGTAAGGCCCGCATTGCGCCCAAGGATCTCGCCCCCCGGGTCACTGATCTGGTGGAGTCGGGAAAAGTGCAGCAAGCCGTCAAGCTGCTCTATGAAAATGATACCCCATTGGCGCGGCTGATGCTGGTAGCCTTGCAACAGGCAGGGCAATCCCGGGATGCCATCAAGGAAACCGTCGAAGAAAGTGGTCGCCAGGAAGTCGCCCATCTCGACCGTTTCCTGAATTTTCTGGGAAGTATTGCCGGGGTTTCGCCCCTGCTGGGTTTGCTGGGCACGGTTTTCGGCATCATGCATGCCTTCGCGGCCATTGGCATGGTCGGGGCGGGTGATCCCAAGGCCCTGGCCAGCGGCATTGCCGAGGCGCTTATTACTACTGCCAGCGGTCTTATTGTCGCCATCCCCAGTCTGATGTTCTATCGTTATTTCAAGGGACAAGTAGATGGAATGGTCCTGGCCATAGAAAAAGAAGCCCTGAAAGTGGTGAACACCCTTTCCGGAGGAGCAGGAAAATGA
- a CDS encoding DUF3857 domain-containing protein, which yields MLSIRKLPLAVAISVLGFSAFSSAQAATEGLPFKIVAYDATYNLHPNGSYTARIHEIISPLSHFGVQSLAQFHKKYPAKMADLQVNKAYTLSPSGKKYVVDKNRIYTRTLPVVADAPEFSDAKAITVVFPHVAVGDDLVSDWQEDFKKPYFPNQVSISHTVPYFLQAEQVHIVVHAPADMKLYWAGSGAYQDTHSIQGNTQTISATLKQAHPEHLQPNAVSPYQISPTFTLSTFPNWEAIGDAYWKYAEPAEKVTPEVQKLADKIAGDKTGKAAVQALYDWTVHHIRWVGVETGLSGYKPYPADTTLTQRYGDCKAAAALLVALLQARHIEAQPVIIRAGNDFGLQKVANLQRFNHVIVYVPQYDLYLDATSGYAPMGTIPFPDVYHPVILVSDHSKMATTPGDSPAASGMTGTEQVSVHADGSLDASESLHLTGYGAWIWKDLLARVPMSEYGAVLHQALARTGVMAQSSSLKTSSTHSLNEPFIIHANWQTAPGVLLSNGTRIHLHYGLNTASLRNLTARLSSPTVKYPAFMPYGHGEWSTVVTLPKGFSWKVQKHTEQVKNAAGGFTETIDPLSAGQLQVTYHMALAHLVYSPEQYPDLYKLVSQAYAISQEGFAGNRAQQNLVCLASTTGL from the coding sequence ATGCTATCCATTCGTAAACTACCTTTGGCAGTCGCTATCAGTGTGCTGGGTTTCAGCGCCTTTTCCAGTGCCCAGGCGGCCACCGAGGGCCTGCCTTTCAAGATTGTAGCTTATGATGCCACCTACAACCTCCACCCCAATGGCAGTTACACCGCCCGGATTCACGAGATTATTTCGCCGCTCAGCCACTTCGGCGTCCAGAGTCTTGCCCAGTTCCATAAAAAGTACCCGGCCAAAATGGCGGATTTGCAGGTCAACAAGGCTTATACTCTCAGTCCTTCCGGTAAAAAATACGTTGTTGATAAAAATAGGATTTATACCCGGACCCTGCCGGTAGTCGCCGATGCGCCGGAATTTAGTGACGCCAAGGCGATCACGGTGGTGTTTCCCCATGTGGCCGTGGGGGATGATCTGGTTTCAGACTGGCAGGAAGATTTCAAAAAACCGTATTTCCCGAATCAGGTCAGTATCAGCCATACGGTCCCGTATTTCCTGCAAGCCGAACAGGTCCACATTGTGGTCCATGCTCCGGCGGATATGAAACTGTACTGGGCCGGCTCCGGCGCTTATCAGGACACCCACAGTATTCAGGGGAATACCCAGACCATCAGCGCCACGCTCAAACAGGCGCATCCCGAGCATTTGCAGCCCAATGCCGTGAGTCCCTATCAGATCAGCCCGACCTTCACGCTCAGCACCTTCCCCAACTGGGAAGCTATTGGTGATGCCTACTGGAAATACGCCGAACCCGCTGAAAAAGTAACGCCGGAAGTACAAAAACTGGCGGATAAGATCGCCGGCGATAAAACGGGTAAGGCAGCGGTACAAGCCCTTTATGACTGGACCGTCCATCATATCCGCTGGGTGGGCGTGGAAACGGGATTGAGTGGTTATAAACCCTATCCGGCAGATACAACCCTGACACAGCGCTATGGCGACTGTAAGGCCGCTGCCGCTTTATTGGTGGCCCTGTTGCAAGCCCGCCATATTGAAGCCCAGCCGGTCATTATTCGGGCTGGAAACGATTTCGGTCTGCAGAAAGTCGCCAATCTCCAGCGCTTCAATCATGTCATCGTCTATGTCCCTCAGTATGATCTCTATCTGGATGCCACCTCGGGTTACGCCCCCATGGGCACCATTCCTTTTCCGGATGTCTACCATCCGGTCATCCTGGTGAGCGATCACTCAAAAATGGCCACTACCCCCGGCGATAGTCCCGCAGCCAGTGGCATGACCGGCACGGAGCAAGTCAGCGTCCACGCGGATGGCAGTCTGGACGCCAGCGAATCTCTGCACCTGACGGGTTATGGCGCCTGGATCTGGAAAGATCTGCTGGCCCGTGTACCCATGAGTGAATATGGAGCCGTCCTGCATCAGGCATTGGCTCGAACCGGTGTCATGGCCCAGAGCAGTTCCCTGAAGACCTCTTCCACCCATAGTCTGAACGAACCCTTCATCATTCACGCAAACTGGCAGACGGCACCTGGCGTGCTCCTCAGTAATGGCACGCGCATTCATCTGCACTATGGCCTGAATACCGCTTCCCTGCGCAACCTGACCGCCCGGCTCAGCAGTCCCACGGTCAAATATCCAGCGTTCATGCCCTACGGTCATGGCGAATGGAGCACGGTGGTGACCTTGCCCAAGGGCTTCTCCTGGAAAGTGCAGAAACACACGGAACAGGTCAAGAATGCCGCCGGGGGATTTACCGAAACCATTGACCCCCTCAGTGCCGGGCAATTGCAGGTGACCTACCACATGGCACTGGCCCATTTGGTGTATAGCCCGGAACAGTATCCCGACCTCTATAAGCTGGTCAGTCAGGCTTATGCCATCAGTCAGGAGGGGTTTGCGGGAAATAGGGCACAACAAAATTTAGTTTGTCTGGCCTCAACTACGGGGTTGTGA
- the lpxK gene encoding tetraacyldisaccharide 4'-kinase, producing MSFRQTLEQQWQEGGWLATSLRPLGGLTGAVATWRRRHIHGREADIPTVVVGNLSVGGSGKTPLVAALAQVLQQAGWQVAIISRGYGAHPPHWPYRVQAHDSPERAGDEPLLLAQLQHQTQAVYICPDRHQAIAAAVADGFDLALLDDGFQHLALHPSLRLLVMSGEQPFGNGYCLPAGPLREPRVALAAADALLVDAAAASALAQTESPPQFGFQVRPQDLQAVADPQLTRSLDSLTGEHWTVVTGIARPQRFVDTLATLGADVDADARFFPDHHVFTRVDLEALSRPLVMTEKDAVKCRKFAQPDDWALRISAELAPDFMPWLERALSNWRNHEH from the coding sequence GTGAGTTTCCGCCAGACCCTCGAACAGCAATGGCAAGAGGGTGGCTGGCTCGCCACGAGTTTACGACCGCTGGGGGGGCTGACGGGCGCGGTTGCCACCTGGCGGCGGCGCCATATCCATGGTCGGGAAGCAGATATTCCGACCGTTGTGGTCGGCAACCTGAGTGTGGGCGGCAGTGGCAAGACGCCCTTGGTGGCAGCCTTGGCACAGGTGCTGCAGCAGGCTGGATGGCAGGTTGCCATCATCAGTCGCGGTTACGGCGCGCATCCACCGCATTGGCCCTATCGGGTTCAGGCGCATGATTCTCCCGAGCGTGCCGGTGACGAACCACTGCTCCTGGCGCAACTGCAGCATCAAACCCAGGCGGTATACATTTGTCCCGATCGTCACCAGGCTATTGCTGCAGCCGTAGCCGACGGCTTTGATCTCGCTTTGCTGGATGATGGTTTCCAGCACCTTGCCTTGCATCCGAGCTTGCGGCTGCTGGTGATGTCTGGAGAGCAGCCTTTTGGCAACGGCTACTGTCTTCCCGCTGGGCCATTGCGCGAGCCCCGGGTGGCCCTGGCGGCGGCTGACGCCTTGCTGGTGGATGCTGCCGCAGCCAGTGCCCTGGCGCAGACTGAATCTCCCCCCCAATTCGGTTTTCAGGTGCGTCCTCAGGATTTACAGGCGGTTGCGGATCCACAACTTACCCGCAGCCTGGACAGTCTGACCGGAGAACACTGGACGGTGGTTACGGGAATAGCCCGCCCACAACGCTTCGTGGATACCTTGGCTACTCTGGGGGCGGACGTAGATGCAGATGCCCGGTTTTTTCCGGATCATCATGTATTTACGCGGGTAGATCTTGAGGCACTGTCGCGCCCCCTCGTCATGACCGAAAAAGATGCCGTAAAATGTCGGAAATTTGCGCAGCCTGATGATTGGGCCTTGCGGATTAGCGCCGAACTGGCACCGGATTTCATGCCCTGGCTGGAAAGGGCGCTATCAAACTGGAGGAACCATGAGCATTGA
- a CDS encoding GDCCVxC domain-containing (seleno)protein: MLVEIILESVITCPKCGHQETETMPTDACQWFYDCKNCGAILSPKEGDCCVFCSFGTVPCPPIQKNSSICCTP; the protein is encoded by the coding sequence ATGCTCGTGGAAATAATATTAGAATCAGTAATCACTTGTCCTAAATGCGGGCATCAAGAAACAGAAACGATGCCAACGGATGCATGCCAATGGTTTTATGATTGCAAAAACTGCGGTGCAATCCTAAGCCCGAAGGAAGGTGATTGTTGTGTTTTCTGTTCTTTCGGTACAGTTCCCTGTCCACCCATTCAAAAAAACTCCAGCATTTGCTGTACGCCTTAA
- a CDS encoding type II toxin-antitoxin system RelB/DinJ family antitoxin, which produces MSTTDTYVRARIDTNTKERAAEALEAMGLSVSDAIRLLMLRIADERRLPFEVKVPNTTTRKAIAELEAGKGKRFASVDDLMADLHAGD; this is translated from the coding sequence ATGAGTACCACCGATACCTATGTCCGCGCTCGCATCGACACTAACACTAAGGAACGCGCCGCCGAAGCCCTCGAAGCGATGGGCCTGTCCGTCTCTGATGCTATTCGCTTGCTGATGTTGCGCATAGCCGATGAGCGCCGTTTGCCTTTCGAGGTAAAGGTACCTAATACGACCACCCGCAAGGCCATTGCCGAGCTGGAGGCCGGGAAAGGGAAGCGCTTCGCCAGCGTTGATGATCTGATGGCAGACCTGCATGCGGGCGATTGA
- a CDS encoding lysophospholipid acyltransferase family protein, with amino-acid sequence MAARLAAYLIRGISATLRWEEFGDAQVRQLIVAGKPFILAFWHGRGVMITEAYRRVGGRDIDVLISEHRDGELIAMTLAYWGYSAIRGSTRRGAVKGGRGMLKAALSGRTLAITPDGPRGPREVLQKGVIDLARISGLPIIPVSYSARRARRFSSWDGFLLPRLATRLVVTWGEALYIPRNADDLLQTELQKQLETSMIDLRKQADTLVGREYD; translated from the coding sequence TTGGCTGCCCGACTGGCGGCCTATCTGATCAGGGGTATATCTGCGACTTTGCGCTGGGAAGAGTTTGGCGATGCCCAGGTGCGGCAACTGATTGTTGCTGGAAAACCTTTTATTCTGGCCTTCTGGCATGGACGCGGGGTGATGATTACGGAAGCTTACCGACGGGTGGGTGGTCGTGATATTGATGTGCTCATCAGCGAACATCGGGACGGTGAACTCATTGCCATGACCCTGGCTTACTGGGGATATTCCGCCATACGCGGCTCAACGCGTCGGGGTGCGGTAAAAGGGGGGAGAGGGATGCTCAAGGCTGCTCTGAGTGGGCGAACTCTGGCGATTACTCCTGATGGTCCCAGAGGTCCTCGGGAGGTGCTGCAGAAAGGGGTCATTGATCTCGCCCGCATTTCCGGCCTGCCGATCATCCCGGTGAGTTATTCTGCGCGGCGAGCCAGGCGCTTTTCCAGTTGGGATGGTTTTTTGCTGCCCCGGTTAGCAACACGTCTTGTCGTTACCTGGGGTGAGGCGCTGTACATTCCCCGAAATGCCGACGATCTTCTCCAAACCGAGCTGCAGAAGCAACTGGAAACAAGCATGATTGATTTGCGCAAACAGGCCGACACGCTGGTGGGCCGTGAGTATGATTAA
- a CDS encoding DUF2062 domain-containing protein → MRLPAFVRLPTREEILKKRPLGRFTHYLARPVLWHPHRHSVARAAAIGTFIGSLPFFGHLLSITLLCLWRRAYIPIGWVMPWVVTGPLTIIPFFFACYEFGFWLLTQLGIAPAITIHYHDIHQIFHGDIGIMAMGDRLWHAYLVTWIGSLILGAALALITYFGIMQGWRIWVIWRLHRRRLRQSRVG, encoded by the coding sequence TTGCGCCTACCCGCATTTGTCCGCCTTCCCACCCGTGAGGAAATCCTCAAAAAACGTCCCCTCGGACGTTTTACCCATTATCTGGCGCGCCCGGTGCTCTGGCACCCGCATCGCCATAGTGTCGCCCGTGCTGCCGCCATTGGGACTTTTATTGGAAGCCTGCCTTTTTTTGGGCATTTACTCAGCATCACTTTGCTCTGCCTCTGGCGCAGAGCCTATATTCCCATCGGCTGGGTTATGCCCTGGGTGGTCACGGGTCCGTTGACTATCATACCGTTTTTTTTCGCTTGTTATGAATTCGGTTTCTGGCTACTCACCCAGTTAGGCATCGCACCTGCCATCACCATTCATTATCATGATATTCATCAAATATTTCATGGTGATATCGGCATCATGGCGATGGGGGACCGACTCTGGCATGCCTACCTGGTTACCTGGATAGGCAGCCTGATACTGGGGGCAGCCCTCGCCCTGATTACTTATTTTGGCATCATGCAGGGCTGGCGCATCTGGGTGATCTGGCGCCTGCACCGCAGACGGCTGCGTCAGAGCAGAGTGGGTTAA
- a CDS encoding GNAT family N-acetyltransferase: MHEKGNNKSLMWPQEIQIDPSLSITVLAVGHTEKIFALIDENREYLARWLPWVDETRCVDDTRNHILKAPVQLQQGTDVNYVIKFNHAIVGRVGFHYVEPFSGAGRLGYWLSEESQGRGIMSRVCNSLTEEALCRQGIRRVEIRCAVENSQSRRIPERLGYRFHGFRKEAECLRGRYVDHAVYFAEWDWWVSSC, encoded by the coding sequence ATGCATGAAAAGGGAAATAATAAAAGCCTTATGTGGCCGCAAGAAATTCAAATTGATCCATCGCTAAGTATTACTGTGCTGGCGGTTGGACACACAGAAAAAATCTTTGCTTTGATTGATGAAAACAGGGAATATCTAGCCCGTTGGCTCCCGTGGGTTGATGAAACCCGTTGTGTTGATGATACAAGGAATCATATCCTGAAAGCTCCTGTTCAGCTTCAGCAGGGAACGGATGTTAATTACGTCATTAAATTCAATCATGCGATCGTGGGACGTGTAGGTTTTCATTATGTTGAACCGTTTTCGGGCGCTGGCCGATTGGGATACTGGTTGAGCGAAGAAAGCCAGGGGCGAGGAATCATGTCACGAGTCTGTAATTCTTTAACAGAAGAGGCTTTATGTCGCCAAGGTATTCGTCGTGTGGAAATTCGATGCGCAGTCGAAAATAGCCAGAGTCGGCGCATTCCCGAACGTCTTGGCTACCGTTTTCATGGGTTTCGCAAGGAGGCTGAATGCCTGCGAGGGCGGTACGTTGACCATGCCGTGTACTTTGCGGAATGGGATTGGTGGGTTAGCTCCTGCTAG
- a CDS encoding DUF29 domain-containing protein, translating into MATARQLDQSTTSLYEQDFFIQGQRRELARLIKQSPSLKAFIPEVLNELWQDAREDAEIETGMPIQTFPKSCPWDTNEQILNKTWWPE; encoded by the coding sequence ATGGCTACGGCAAGACAGCTTGATCAATCCACAACGAGTTTGTATGAACAGGATTTCTTTATCCAAGGACAGCGTAGAGAACTCGCAAGACTTATAAAACAATCTCCCAGCCTGAAAGCTTTCATTCCTGAAGTTCTGAATGAGCTTTGGCAGGATGCCCGCGAGGATGCGGAAATAGAGACCGGGATGCCAATTCAAACCTTCCCTAAATCCTGTCCGTGGGATACAAACGAACAAATACTCAATAAAACCTGGTGGCCAGAATGA